A genomic window from Bradyrhizobium lupini includes:
- the era gene encoding GTPase Era: MTVEASGEAPTATRCGFVALIGAPNVGKSTLVNALVGAKVTIVSRKVQTTRALIRGIVIENNAQIILVDTPGIFLPKRRLDRAMVSTAWSGAHDADLVCVLLDAKAGIDEEAEAILTKVASVKHEKILVINKVDLVQREKLLALAQAANERMAFAKTFMIAAISGDGVDDLRRTLSEIVPPGPFLYPEDQMSDAPMRQLAAEITREKIFRKLHQELPYQSTVETDKWEERKDKSVRIEQTIFVERESQRKIVLGAGGATIKSIGADSRKEIGEILGVPVHLFLFVKVRENWSDDPDRYREMGLEFPKE; the protein is encoded by the coding sequence ACGCGCTGCGGCTTCGTCGCGCTGATCGGCGCGCCGAATGTCGGCAAATCCACGCTGGTCAATGCGCTGGTCGGGGCCAAGGTCACGATCGTCTCGCGTAAGGTGCAGACCACGCGCGCGCTGATCCGCGGCATCGTGATCGAGAACAACGCGCAGATCATCCTGGTCGATACGCCCGGAATCTTCCTGCCCAAGCGCCGGCTCGACCGCGCCATGGTCTCGACCGCCTGGAGCGGCGCGCATGACGCCGACCTCGTCTGCGTGCTGCTGGATGCCAAGGCCGGCATCGACGAGGAAGCGGAGGCAATCCTCACCAAGGTCGCCAGCGTCAAGCACGAGAAGATTTTGGTCATCAACAAAGTCGACCTGGTCCAGCGCGAGAAGCTGCTGGCGCTGGCGCAGGCTGCCAACGAGCGCATGGCCTTCGCAAAGACGTTCATGATCGCGGCGATCTCCGGCGACGGCGTCGATGACCTCAGGCGTACACTGTCCGAGATCGTACCGCCGGGGCCGTTCCTCTATCCCGAAGACCAGATGTCGGACGCGCCGATGCGGCAGCTCGCGGCCGAGATCACGCGCGAGAAGATCTTTCGCAAACTGCACCAGGAACTGCCCTACCAGTCCACCGTCGAGACCGACAAGTGGGAAGAACGCAAGGACAAGTCGGTGCGCATCGAGCAGACGATTTTCGTCGAGCGCGAAAGCCAGCGCAAGATCGTGCTCGGCGCCGGTGGCGCCACCATCAAGTCGATCGGCGCGGACTCGCGCAAGGAGATCGGCGAGATCCTGGGCGTGCCGGTGCACCTGTTCCTGTTCGTCAAGGTGCGCGAGAACTGGAGCGACGATCCCGATCGCTACCGCGAGATGGGCCTGGAATTTCCCAAAGAATAA